The Lactuca sativa cultivar Salinas chromosome 2, Lsat_Salinas_v11, whole genome shotgun sequence genome includes a window with the following:
- the LOC111901325 gene encoding nematode resistance protein-like HSPRO2 — MVDLDCKAKMVSSDSMPSRSPRRTSSNKLTALVPPPPVRVPDLSPASDTDCFAYEHYLRLPQIKELWNTVEFPGWKNEAVLKPALQALEFTFRFVSIVLSDPRPYVNQREWRRRLESLATSQIEVISLFCEDDKIETAPIVNISGSGGVLTREGSSAEVWKLNDGEDATVLVSQISEESLLPRLDTWKKSEDVAQKILYSIECQMRRCPYTLGLGEPNLNGKPSLNYDAVCKPSELHALSKTPPDQANVNNYENRTVFTTHQILESWIYVAQQLLNRIESEIDSNDFENASSDSYILEQVWKLLTEVEDLHLLMDPDDFLRLKNQLDVKTTTESESFCFRSKSLIEITKRSKDLRHKVPYILDVEVDPMGGPRIQEAAMKLYRKKHNPVKIHLLQGLQAIEAAVKKFYYSYKQLLVVAMGSVEAKGSLAFVTVDSSDSLAQIFLEPTYFPSLDGAKTFLGDYWSHEGRGR; from the coding sequence ATGGTTGATTTGGATTGTAAAGCAAAGATGGTATCATCAGATAGTATGCCAAGCAGATCACCACGGCGTACGTCGTCTAACAAACTTACTGCGTTGGTTCCACCACCGCCAGTCCGGGTTCCGGATTTGTCGCCGGCGTCTGATACTGACTGTTTTGCATACGAGCATTACCTACGGCTTCCTCAAATAAAGGAGCTATGGAACACGGTGGAGTTTCCAGGGTGGAAAAATGAGGCCGTGTTGAAACCGGCGTTGCAAGCTTTAGAGTTCACGTTTCGGTTTGTGTCGATTGTGTTGTCTGATCCAAGACCTTACGTTAATCAACGGGAGTGGAGAAGAAGACTGGAGTCTTTGGCGACGAGTCAGATCGAGGTTATTTCCTTGTTTTGCGAGGATGATAAGATCGAAACGGCTCCGATTGTTAATATCAGCGGAAGCGGAGGCGTATTGACGCGTGAGGGAAGCTCGGCGGAGGTGTGGAAGCTTAACGACGGCGAAGATGCGACGGTTTTAGTCAGCCAGATAAGCGAGGAAAGCCTGTTACCTCGGCTTGACACGTGGAAGAAATCGGAAGACGTAGCACAGAAGATTCTGTATTCGATTGAATGCCAGATGAGACGGTGTCCATACACGTTGGGGTTAGGGGAGCCGAATCTCAACGGCAAGCCAAGCCTAAACTACGACGCCGTTTGCAAGCCATCGGAGCTTCATGCTCTGAGCAAAACGCCACCGGATCAAGCTAACGTCAACAACTATGAGAACCGAACGGTATTTACGACGCATCAGATCCTGGAATCGTGGATCTACGTTGCTCAGCAGCTCTTGAATCGAATCGAATCAGAAATAGATTCAAACGATTTTGAAAATGCTTCGAGCGATAGTTACATTCTGGAACAGGTATGGAAACTATTAACAGAGGTTGAAGATCTTCATCTACTAATGGATCCCGACGATTTTCTGCGGTTGAAGAACCAGCTCGACGTCAAAACAACCACCGAGTCTGAATCGTTTTGCTTCCGATCAAAATCGCTGATAGAGATCACCAAACGTTCCAAGGATCTAAGACATAAGGTTCCGTACATTCTGGACGTAGAAGTGGATCCTATGGGCGGACCAAGGATTCAAGAGGCGGCGATGAAACTCTACCGGAAAAAGCACAACCCGGTGAAGATTCATCTGCTACAAGGGTTACAAGCGATCGAAGCGGCGGTGAAGAAATTTTATTACTCCTATAAACAGTTGTTGGTGGTGGCGATGGGAAGCGTGGAGGCGAAAGGTAGTCTGGCTTTCGTTACGGTGGATTCTAGTGATTCATTGGCTCAGATCTTCTTGGAACCGACGTATTTTCCGAGCTTGGACGGAGCAAAGACGTTTTTGGGAGATTACTGGAGCCATGAAGGCCGAGGTCGGTAG
- the LOC111901324 gene encoding glycosylinositol phosphorylceramide mannosyl transferase 1 — MVARTSLISRRTAQKFRQAAISAAGSVKIKLLLFCCFLFTLTLLASRTPSFLGWGQQSVPLLDRTSSKGYTLLINTWKRYDLLKQSISHYTSCPRLDSIHIVWSEPDPPSDALVKYLNQAVKSNAGNNHYIELAFDINKEDSLNNRFKEIKNPRTDAVFSIDDDIIFSCKSVEFAFSVWQSAPDTMVGFVPRIHLINRSKENENSYIYGGWWPVWWTGTYSMILSKASFFHMKYLRLYTNEMPTSIMEYVKRNRNCEDIAMSFLVANATGAPPIWAKGKIYEIGSTGISSLGGHSDKRTECVNRFVSEFGKMPLVPTTVKAVDSRGTWFW; from the exons ATGGTGGCCAGAACAAGCCTAATTAGCCGTCGGACTGCGCAGAAGTTCCGGCAAGCAGCGATCTCGGCCGCTGGTTCAGTCAAGATCAAGTTGTTACTGTTTTGTTGCTTTCTCTTTACATTAACCTTGCTCGCAAGCCGCACGCCGTCGTTTTTGGGATGGGGACAACAGAGTGTTCCCCTTCTTGATCGGACTTCCAG TAAAGGGTACACATTGCTGATAAATACATGGAAAAGATATGATCTTCTGAAGCAATCAATTTCTCATTATACATCGTGTCCTCGACTGGACTCAATCCACATAGTATGGAGTGAGCCTGATCCTCCTTCAGATGCTCTTGTAAAATATCTGAATCAAGCAGTGAAGTCAAATGCTGGAAATAATCATTATATCGAGTTGGCTTTTGACATAAACAAAGAAGATAGCCTCAACAACAgatttaaagaaataaaaaatccaaGAACAGATGCTGTTTTTTCTATCGATGATGACATTATATTTTCTTGCAAATCAGTAGAGTTTGCTTTCAGTGTTTGGCAAAGTGCACCAGATACTATGGTGGGATTTGTACCTCGCATCCATTTGATTAATCGATCG AAAGAGAATGAAAATTCTTACATTTATGGCGGATGGTGGCCTGTATGGTGGACTGGCACATACAGTATGATACTCTCTAAGGCGTCATTTTTCCACATGAAGTACCTTCGTTTGTACACTAATGAAATGCCTACATCCATCATGGAATATGTAAAGAGAAATAG GAATTGTGAAGACATCGCAATGTCATTCCTGGTTGCCAATGCAACCGGCGCCCCTCCCATATGGGCAAAAG GCAAGATATACGAAATTGGATCGACGGGAATCAGTAGTCTAGGGGGTCATAGCGACAAAAGGACGGAGTGTGTGAATAGATTTGTATCCGAGTTTGGCAAGATGCCATTGGTACCAACTACTGTGAAGGCTGTTGATAGCCGTGGTACTTGGTTCTGGTGA